ATTTAATGACTTACATTAAGACACACAGTATCCAAGTACATCTCAGTGAATTTTACATCTTTGTGCTTTTCAGCAGCCTCTCTGCATTTTCGAAGGAAAAGCCCATCTGACATGCGcctattaaaaaatatatatataatgaatgaataaataaatatataaatatatatattatatatattataagaCAATCTTTTGATGCCAGCAAAGAGCTTTACAATGACAAAGTactgaaaattaatttgcaGTGAATACAACTTACATAATATTGGCCTTATGAACAGCAGTGACACTGGCCCTCTGATTGTTTCTGGCATATTCAAAAGCATACTCTGCGATGCGTTGACTGGCTTGCTCTGTAATGAGCTTAATACTCTGTACAACTCCATCAACAATCTGAAATGAATAGTATGAATAGAGAATGTGAGTAACAATTGAgtaatttcaaaaacaaaatgcttctAGTAGTAAACATCATGGGGTGTCTATGCTGGGGAAGTGTTTGATCTAAAGAAAATAGCCCACATTTTAACTCAATGAGGAAATAATCAAAAggtcaaaagaaagaaataacacTATAAACAACACAATGTGACAAGTAGATAAGTAATGTGttgttaaaggtttttttttttttttaccacgtGTTCAATCCCACTGTATTCTCCCTCAGTGTTCTCCCTGATGGTGACCAGGTTCACATCAGTGTAAGGCGTTTTGTAGCCCTCAATGGACACACAGGGGCGCACATTGGCATAGAGATCAAAGGTTTTCCTAAGTAGCAGGTTCATAGAGGGATGGCCGGCAGCTATTGGTGTCTTCAAAGGACCTGTAGAatgttaataattaaaataatatttactAGTTCTCTTTCCAACACCAGTACCTATTGGAGGGATAAGCGCTAAACCTATGtgccatgtttgttttcaacTGCAAAGTAACATATCAGtaattttttatgaaaatacacTATTCCTAACACAAAAGATCAAATTATTGCATTGATCTTGTACTTTTTTAGGTTTGGGAAGAGTAATTCACATCTCTAAAACAACAGGCCCAGTTTCTGAAGTGCGAATGAATGGGGTGAAGCCACTGGTACAGAGAGATTAGTTACTACTCACTAGAAAAAATAAGTATCAGTatatcatcaccaccatcagcaATAACATATTggcaaataatttttttgaagTAAATATGTGTGAAGTTACCTTTCAGGCCAattttgttcctgtccatcgaTTCTTTGGCATCAGGAGGAATCATCCACTTGCCACCGGGCCCTTGGATGGCAGTAACATTTCTCTCTTCCCACTGAATAGGTGCCTAGATCAAAAGTTTATGTACATAGAAGCACTATATTAGTTAGCAGAAAGACgtttttttacactgaaattTGAATAAAGCTTTGTCATCAACAAATTCTAAATTTTAACTGGAATTCTCATTTGATGTGATATGTTTGTTGAGCCCGCTCCCACCAGTACTAACTTTAGCTGCTTCAAATATTTTCATGACAGCAGCGGAGATCTCTGGACCAATTCCATCACCAGGGATTAAAGTAACAGTTTGTATCTGTGAGGCAGAAAAAAGACACATAATGTTCAGTGATGCAAGAAAAATTACGCACTACAGAGTCACAGCCTCATACAAGCAATACGTTACATCAAAaatttttcaataaaaaaatgaaaatgaatgaagaggAAAGACAAATACCCCACGGATGAATGTCCTAGGTTGTGG
The window above is part of the Toxotes jaculatrix isolate fToxJac2 chromosome 5, fToxJac2.pri, whole genome shotgun sequence genome. Proteins encoded here:
- the idh3a gene encoding isocitrate dehydrogenase [NAD] subunit alpha, mitochondrial isoform X2 → MAGKAWRSAVSRVAGALMKETPQPRTFIRGIQTVTLIPGDGIGPEISAAVMKIFEAAKAPIQWEERNVTAIQGPGGKWMIPPDAKESMDRNKIGLKGPLKTPIAAGHPSMNLLLRKTFDLYANVRPCVSIEGYKTPYTDVNLVTIRENTEGEYSGIEHVIVDGVVQSIKLITEQASQRIAEYAFEYARNNQRASVTAVHKANIMRMSDGLFLRKCREAAEKHKDVKFTEMYLDTVCLNMVQDPTQFDVLVMPNLYGDILSDLCAGLIGGLGVTPSGNIGANGVAIFESVHGTAPDIAGKDMANPTALLLSAVMMLRHMGLHGHAKKIEIACFDTIRDKKVLTKDLGGNSKCSEFTGAICQRVRDMD
- the idh3a gene encoding isocitrate dehydrogenase [NAD] subunit alpha, mitochondrial isoform X1, whose amino-acid sequence is MAGKAWRSAILNLLRKWGLSVNGKDKIKAQEVSRVAGALMKETPQPRTFIRGIQTVTLIPGDGIGPEISAAVMKIFEAAKAPIQWEERNVTAIQGPGGKWMIPPDAKESMDRNKIGLKGPLKTPIAAGHPSMNLLLRKTFDLYANVRPCVSIEGYKTPYTDVNLVTIRENTEGEYSGIEHVIVDGVVQSIKLITEQASQRIAEYAFEYARNNQRASVTAVHKANIMRMSDGLFLRKCREAAEKHKDVKFTEMYLDTVCLNMVQDPTQFDVLVMPNLYGDILSDLCAGLIGGLGVTPSGNIGANGVAIFESVHGTAPDIAGKDMANPTALLLSAVMMLRHMGLHGHAKKIEIACFDTIRDKKVLTKDLGGNSKCSEFTGAICQRVRDMD